The proteins below are encoded in one region of Candidatus Dadabacteria bacterium:
- a CDS encoding quinone-dependent dihydroorotate dehydrogenase, with translation MIYKTFLRPVLDRLDSETWHHNVKELMHLCEFSGLTLRFLEFAASGGARVRDKRLGVSVAGVPFENPLIVGAGWDKTGKALRALCSLGFAGVEVGSVVERPQRGNPKPRQFMVTPDVCLNSLGLNSPGMDIVLENLRWYGRLDMPVGINLGINSDTSHEDAPRAYAAVARKFRTDAAYFAINVSSPNTPGLRKLQDGGRLGEIIGAVTESLVDSSGAGKPLFVKISPDLSLEAIDELLRVVIDSGISGVIATNTSDNRGLKAKYGEKWEGLPGGISGNDPEYRSLSTSIISHIYRAAGGELEIIGVGGVCDTASALEKLCAGAKALQVVTGLRGEGFSVANSINRGLLEFMDKSGISDISEIVGSGHEAS, from the coding sequence ATGATCTATAAAACTTTTCTAAGGCCGGTTCTTGACCGTCTTGATTCAGAAACGTGGCACCATAACGTAAAGGAACTCATGCACCTCTGCGAGTTCTCGGGCCTTACTCTGAGATTCCTTGAGTTCGCCGCAAGCGGCGGGGCTAGGGTCAGGGACAAAAGGCTCGGAGTTAGCGTGGCCGGCGTGCCTTTTGAGAACCCGCTTATCGTGGGCGCCGGATGGGACAAGACCGGGAAGGCGCTTCGGGCGCTCTGCTCGCTTGGGTTTGCAGGGGTCGAGGTGGGTTCGGTCGTCGAGAGGCCCCAGAGGGGAAATCCCAAGCCCAGGCAGTTCATGGTAACCCCCGATGTGTGCCTTAATTCTCTTGGCCTTAACAGCCCGGGGATGGACATTGTTTTAGAGAACCTCAGGTGGTACGGCCGCCTCGATATGCCCGTGGGAATAAATCTGGGCATAAACTCTGACACAAGCCATGAAGACGCCCCGCGGGCCTATGCCGCCGTCGCGCGGAAATTCCGCACGGACGCCGCCTACTTCGCAATAAACGTGAGTTCCCCCAACACCCCGGGGCTCAGGAAGCTTCAGGACGGAGGGCGCCTTGGGGAGATAATAGGTGCGGTAACGGAGTCACTTGTGGATTCCTCGGGCGCGGGGAAACCATTGTTTGTAAAAATCTCCCCGGATCTTTCCCTGGAGGCGATCGATGAGCTCCTCAGGGTCGTGATCGATTCCGGGATTTCCGGCGTAATCGCTACCAATACGAGTGATAACCGGGGCCTCAAGGCAAAGTACGGCGAGAAGTGGGAAGGTCTTCCCGGGGGAATAAGCGGAAACGATCCTGAGTACAGGTCGCTTTCAACGTCGATTATTTCCCACATCTACCGCGCCGCTGGCGGGGAGCTTGAGATAATCGGGGTCGGGGGCGTTTGCGACACGGCTTCTGCGCTTGAGAAGCTTTGTGCGGGCGCAAAAGCCCTCCAGGTGGTCACGGGTCTTCGCGGAGAGGGTTTTTCGGTTGCGAACTCGATAAACAGGGGGCTTTTAGAGTTCATGGATAAAAGCGGGATCAGTGACATAAGCGAGATTGTCGGTTCAGGCCACGAAGCAAGCTGA
- the ychF gene encoding redox-regulated ATPase YchF codes for MGLRCGIVGLPNVGKSTLFNALTNADADASNFPFCTIDPNIGVVGVPDPRLYAISNIVKPPKTVPASIEIVDIAGLVKGASEGKGRGNAFLSHIREVDLILHVVRCFEDENVVHVEEGIDAIRDIRTIEDELILKDLETVERREERLANQSKSGDRDIIRELETVRSLREFIETGKRARDFPGGEECADTMRELFLLSSKPVIYVCNVSEDEVSGTEGNVEVEKVRGHASGSGDDVIIVSAKIEAEISELGDEEKAVFLEELGLCDSGLDRLVNCAYSNLGLLTYFTTGPKEVRAWTVKRGTKAPQAAGIIHSDFERGFIRAETISYEDYVREGSEQMVREAGKMRLEGKDYEVCDGDVMFFRFNV; via the coding sequence ATGGGACTTCGATGCGGAATAGTGGGACTCCCGAACGTCGGGAAGTCGACTCTTTTTAACGCGCTTACAAACGCGGACGCGGACGCTTCCAACTTCCCTTTCTGCACCATAGATCCTAACATAGGAGTGGTCGGGGTTCCGGACCCCAGACTTTATGCCATCTCGAATATCGTAAAACCCCCGAAGACCGTCCCCGCAAGCATAGAGATCGTTGACATCGCGGGGCTTGTCAAGGGAGCTTCCGAGGGAAAGGGCAGGGGAAACGCCTTTCTCTCCCATATAAGGGAAGTGGATCTGATACTTCACGTAGTCAGATGTTTTGAGGATGAAAACGTTGTTCACGTTGAGGAGGGAATTGACGCCATCCGCGATATCCGCACGATCGAGGACGAGCTTATCCTCAAGGACCTGGAAACGGTCGAGAGAAGGGAGGAAAGACTAGCAAATCAGTCTAAAAGCGGGGACAGGGACATAATCAGGGAACTTGAGACGGTAAGATCTCTTAGAGAATTTATCGAGACGGGGAAACGTGCGCGTGATTTTCCCGGTGGAGAGGAATGTGCTGATACTATGCGGGAGCTTTTTCTTCTGAGTTCAAAGCCCGTTATCTATGTATGTAACGTATCGGAGGACGAAGTTTCGGGGACCGAAGGAAATGTGGAGGTCGAGAAGGTGAGAGGGCACGCGAGCGGCTCGGGAGATGACGTTATCATTGTTTCGGCCAAGATAGAGGCCGAAATATCCGAACTTGGGGACGAGGAGAAGGCAGTTTTTCTGGAGGAACTCGGGCTTTGCGACTCCGGTCTTGACAGGCTTGTTAACTGCGCGTACTCAAATCTCGGGCTTCTTACCTATTTCACCACGGGGCCAAAAGAAGTAAGGGCGTGGACCGTCAAGAGGGGAACCAAGGCGCCCCAGGCGGCCGGGATTATCCACAGCGATTTCGAAAGGGGCTTCATAAGGGCCGAGACCATATCCTACGAGGACTACGTGAGGGAAGGTTCCGAGCAGATGGTGAGGGAAGCCGGAAAAATGAGGCTTGAGGGAAAGGATTACGAGGTTTGCGACGGGGACGTCATGTTTTTCAGGTTCAATGTCTGA
- a CDS encoding malate synthase, with the protein MGTTLHIRDNIEQSYGDVYTPEALEALEFMARFNGEQKALMEKRTQRRKRRYESKERITFLDPDSLIPRTNLKVQDARDGKFEGPEIPHDLKTQWIQGTGPAAKPNSPVEKSIRNVAYALLSGADGWMFDGEDALGQISTMSLDNQRNLKLAIARDEVFMKTAEGVAGQMNSWGRDFFGHDIIEDWEKQLDFTTVIFRARGLHLDDRHIRDADGVALSASVVDMTLFVVNNYRELAKRNSSIVLYLPKIQTAEEAALWNEMLSALEGHIGLPEGTIKVYVLIEQLEETFQLMEIRAVLGKHFAGFNTGRWDYINSVSDAMAWDEDFVNPNIESITMTYGYMRNYEDRVRRAVNTPDVNGNFALWQGGMEPNIPVGSKEGVESSMEKAYAGAVREQQEGASGKWVAHWKMVHIIRPVWDKVGEENQLGREFPLLTYTQEDADGLILLEPAPRTIRGARNLLSVGLQYGNAFGQGFQAAALKPADFFGNDDILYLMEDAATGEIRLSILWEWIHKGAELTEDDPETGLKAGDTFTVEVFERLLEEEYAKLQAASDRDVHDISKPTTLPIAKQIVRAYVLDDVKVPWYIDLLNINLNNHDHEVASQRIELYMTEFAGNDTRITENLDFVI; encoded by the coding sequence ATGGGCACCACACTGCACATAAGAGACAACATCGAGCAATCCTATGGGGACGTGTACACGCCGGAAGCACTGGAGGCCCTTGAATTCATGGCCCGCTTCAACGGCGAGCAGAAGGCCCTCATGGAAAAAAGGACCCAGAGAAGAAAAAGGCGCTATGAATCCAAGGAAAGAATAACTTTTCTTGATCCAGATTCTCTTATCCCGCGCACCAATCTCAAGGTTCAGGACGCAAGGGACGGAAAATTCGAAGGACCGGAGATTCCCCACGACCTCAAAACACAGTGGATACAGGGAACGGGCCCAGCGGCAAAACCGAACTCCCCGGTTGAAAAAAGCATAAGAAACGTCGCCTACGCCCTTCTCTCGGGCGCGGACGGGTGGATGTTCGACGGCGAGGATGCCCTAGGGCAGATATCAACGATGTCCCTTGACAATCAGCGCAATCTGAAGCTCGCAATTGCGAGGGACGAAGTGTTCATGAAAACCGCCGAAGGCGTGGCCGGGCAGATGAACAGCTGGGGACGGGATTTTTTCGGACACGACATAATCGAGGACTGGGAAAAGCAGCTTGACTTCACCACCGTTATTTTCAGGGCGAGGGGACTTCACCTGGACGACCGCCACATACGCGACGCTGACGGCGTAGCGCTTTCGGCTTCCGTGGTCGACATGACGCTTTTTGTCGTTAACAACTACAGGGAACTCGCCAAGAGAAACTCATCCATAGTCCTTTACCTGCCCAAGATCCAGACCGCCGAGGAAGCCGCGCTATGGAACGAGATGCTAAGCGCCCTTGAGGGCCACATCGGGCTTCCCGAAGGCACTATAAAGGTATACGTGCTTATAGAGCAGCTCGAGGAAACGTTCCAACTGATGGAGATAAGGGCAGTTTTGGGCAAGCACTTCGCCGGGTTTAACACCGGCAGGTGGGATTACATAAACAGCGTCTCTGACGCCATGGCGTGGGATGAGGATTTCGTTAACCCGAACATAGAGTCGATCACCATGACCTACGGATACATGAGAAACTACGAGGACCGCGTTAGAAGGGCCGTTAATACCCCGGACGTAAACGGGAACTTCGCGCTCTGGCAGGGAGGCATGGAGCCCAACATACCGGTGGGATCGAAAGAAGGGGTCGAGAGCAGCATGGAGAAGGCCTACGCGGGGGCCGTAAGGGAGCAGCAGGAAGGGGCGAGCGGCAAATGGGTCGCCCACTGGAAGATGGTCCACATAATAAGGCCCGTCTGGGATAAGGTCGGCGAGGAGAACCAGCTCGGAAGGGAATTCCCTCTCCTTACCTACACCCAGGAGGACGCAGACGGCCTCATACTTCTTGAGCCCGCCCCGAGAACGATAAGGGGGGCACGCAACCTGCTTAGCGTCGGACTTCAGTACGGAAACGCATTCGGCCAGGGATTCCAGGCCGCGGCGCTCAAGCCCGCCGACTTCTTCGGAAACGACGACATTCTCTACCTGATGGAGGACGCCGCTACCGGAGAGATAAGGCTCAGCATACTCTGGGAGTGGATCCACAAGGGAGCGGAGCTCACCGAGGACGACCCCGAGACCGGGCTTAAGGCCGGGGACACGTTCACCGTCGAGGTCTTCGAGAGGCTTCTTGAGGAAGAGTACGCAAAGCTCCAGGCGGCAAGCGACAGGGATGTCCACGACATCTCCAAGCCCACTACCCTTCCGATAGCGAAGCAGATAGTGAGAGCCTACGTGCTTGACGACGTAAAGGTGCCGTGGTACATAGACCTGCTCAACATAAACCTAAACAACCATGACCACGAGGTGGCCTCGCAGAGAATCGAACTCTACATGACGGAGTTCGCGGGCAATGACACGAGAATCACCGAGAACCTCGATTTCGTAATCTAG
- a CDS encoding isocitrate lyase family protein, whose amino-acid sequence MSQLEAEIKKTKRYFSSARFKGITRLYSPRQVVEQRGTIRRDYSIAKNAAGAFYKRLRELFAERKQITSFGPYSPGQAVMMKRKGIEGIYLGGWATSAKGSIGEDQGADLASYPLSQVPDEAAPIVRALLAADKNQRYNRARMTDKEREQTPEIDYSPFIIADADTGHGGDAHVRNLIRRFVEAGVTGYHIEDQKPGTKKCGHQGGKVLVPSDEQIKRLNAARFQLDIMEVPGIIVSRTDAEAATLLDGNGDERDQPFVLGATKLNIPSYKNAYLTILKRIHEKGVKEINGHKLYKISKEVYAETDKWLEQTGIASVIDETIEAMKGDTQELETALDSVVTKFVEIWEEESGLSTFGETIETLMEFNMEQGIEFDMTIEQWREFAKTASTKDAMEKADSLGIDYIWDPEISRTPEGYSQVKGGIEYAIAKSLAVAPFADLLWMETKTADLEDARQFADAIHEVFPDKMLAYNLSPSFNWDTTGMTDEEMKKFPEEIGKLGFVFDFITYGGHQIDGMAAEEFATALMEDGMLALARVQRRLRLIDSPYKTPQTHVGGPRMDGALVASSGRTATTKAMGKGSTQFQHLVQTEVSIKLLEEWLEAWTRHYKIKDSFTVELKPHTVGTFVLELNIINGNGDKVGDVIFEILQDRKGEKILTVRDENNFDPALRQKRLATLLHLFLIHRYRTDFVHYVSPTEDNLMQTKGMMRLGIYESVNTEVGHIIVTKVNVEYVKELLSPDRRELKKLIAKKTGRRKKK is encoded by the coding sequence ATGAGCCAGTTAGAAGCTGAGATAAAGAAGACGAAAAGGTATTTCTCAAGCGCGCGCTTTAAGGGAATAACTCGTCTTTACTCGCCCCGCCAAGTGGTGGAGCAGAGAGGAACCATAAGAAGGGACTACTCAATCGCGAAAAACGCCGCGGGGGCGTTCTACAAAAGACTCCGCGAGCTTTTCGCCGAGCGAAAGCAGATAACGTCCTTCGGCCCCTATTCGCCCGGCCAGGCAGTCATGATGAAAAGAAAGGGAATAGAGGGCATATATCTCGGCGGATGGGCCACGTCGGCAAAGGGATCGATCGGCGAGGACCAGGGAGCGGATCTCGCTAGCTATCCGCTTAGCCAGGTGCCGGACGAGGCGGCCCCGATAGTGAGGGCGCTTCTCGCCGCGGACAAAAACCAGAGATACAACCGGGCCAGGATGACCGATAAAGAAAGGGAGCAGACACCCGAGATTGACTACAGCCCATTCATAATCGCCGACGCGGACACTGGGCACGGCGGCGATGCCCACGTTAGAAACCTTATCAGAAGGTTCGTCGAGGCGGGCGTTACAGGCTATCACATAGAAGACCAGAAGCCCGGAACCAAGAAATGCGGTCACCAAGGCGGAAAAGTTCTCGTTCCTTCCGACGAGCAGATAAAGAGACTTAACGCCGCCCGGTTCCAGCTCGATATCATGGAAGTGCCCGGAATAATAGTTTCAAGGACCGACGCCGAAGCCGCCACCCTTCTTGACGGAAACGGAGACGAGCGCGACCAGCCGTTTGTCCTGGGAGCAACCAAGCTCAACATCCCAAGCTACAAAAACGCCTACCTGACGATCCTTAAAAGAATCCACGAAAAAGGCGTAAAGGAGATAAATGGCCACAAGCTCTACAAGATAAGCAAAGAGGTCTATGCGGAAACGGACAAGTGGCTTGAGCAAACCGGCATAGCGTCGGTTATTGACGAGACTATAGAAGCAATGAAGGGGGACACCCAGGAACTTGAAACCGCTTTGGATTCCGTAGTCACCAAGTTCGTTGAGATATGGGAAGAGGAATCCGGCCTGAGCACCTTCGGCGAAACAATAGAGACGCTAATGGAGTTTAACATGGAGCAGGGCATTGAATTCGACATGACCATCGAGCAGTGGAGAGAGTTTGCCAAGACCGCCTCCACTAAAGACGCCATGGAGAAGGCCGATTCCCTGGGAATCGACTACATATGGGACCCCGAGATTTCAAGAACGCCCGAGGGATACTCCCAGGTAAAAGGCGGAATTGAATACGCGATCGCAAAGTCGCTTGCCGTGGCGCCCTTCGCCGACCTGCTCTGGATGGAAACCAAGACGGCAGACCTTGAGGACGCAAGGCAGTTCGCGGACGCCATTCACGAGGTCTTTCCGGACAAGATGCTTGCCTACAACCTCTCTCCTTCCTTTAACTGGGACACGACGGGAATGACCGACGAGGAAATGAAGAAATTCCCCGAGGAGATAGGAAAGCTCGGCTTCGTGTTCGATTTCATAACCTACGGAGGCCACCAGATCGACGGCATGGCCGCCGAAGAGTTCGCAACCGCGCTCATGGAAGACGGCATGCTCGCCCTGGCGCGCGTGCAGAGAAGGCTGAGGCTCATAGATTCGCCTTACAAGACTCCGCAGACCCATGTCGGAGGACCCCGCATGGACGGAGCACTTGTTGCAAGTTCCGGAAGAACCGCGACCACGAAGGCTATGGGCAAGGGTTCGACGCAATTCCAGCACCTGGTTCAGACGGAAGTCTCTATCAAGCTTCTCGAAGAGTGGCTCGAGGCCTGGACAAGACACTACAAGATCAAAGACAGCTTCACTGTTGAACTCAAGCCTCACACCGTGGGAACTTTCGTGCTTGAGTTGAACATCATAAACGGCAACGGCGATAAGGTAGGGGACGTCATATTCGAAATACTGCAGGACAGAAAAGGAGAGAAAATACTGACGGTGAGGGACGAGAACAATTTTGATCCCGCACTTCGCCAGAAACGTCTCGCGACACTGCTTCACCTGTTCCTGATTCACCGTTACAGAACCGATTTCGTGCATTACGTAAGCCCCACGGAAGACAATCTCATGCAGACCAAGGGGATGATGAGGCTCGGAATCTACGAATCGGTCAACACAGAAGTCGGTCACATAATAGTGACCAAGGTGAACGTCGAATACGTTAAGGAGCTGCTTAGCCCCGACCGCAGGGAACTCAAGAAGCTCATCGCAAAAAAAACCGGTAGACGCAAAAAGAAGTAA
- the mgtE gene encoding magnesium transporter produces MPVNVKKTVRKIDRAVRKGNWDAVRGITQSMHPSEIASLIQASSQKEKHLILEALDVEVASEVYFQLNPEERVSILKLMGETSLIAMAEEMESDDAADFLGELAEDVAKKVLEAMDPEEREEVTPLLKYPQDSAGGIMQTEVLKSPHDATSRETIELIRQIEEEDEDDVEDLHMVYVVNETGRLVGRVFPLKLSTAAPDSPLWTIMDPVEITVIPEMDQEEVARIFRKYDEVSLPVVDNAGVLLGRITADDILDVISEEAGEDIYKLGGITGEGLHPVHTSIYDNVRLRAPWIMLALAGELVLAIIIMQKFQTTLENFIVLAALLPLVMATGGNVGVQTNTITVRTIAAGDFFKSQIKDLLLGELKVGLVLGIISGILGSLIGLLLNTAEADVTRLFLVIFAGIVGATLTTSFLGVAGPLVLNRLKMDPAVSSGPFLVTFNDIFGSAFYLFLGAALL; encoded by the coding sequence ATGCCGGTTAACGTCAAAAAAACGGTAAGGAAAATAGACAGGGCCGTAAGGAAAGGGAACTGGGATGCCGTGAGGGGCATAACCCAGTCCATGCATCCATCCGAGATAGCGTCCCTTATACAGGCTTCCTCCCAGAAAGAGAAGCATCTCATACTCGAGGCTCTAGACGTGGAAGTAGCATCCGAGGTCTATTTCCAGCTTAACCCCGAGGAACGTGTAAGCATACTCAAGCTCATGGGGGAAACTTCCCTCATCGCGATGGCCGAAGAAATGGAATCGGACGATGCCGCCGACTTCCTGGGAGAACTCGCGGAGGATGTGGCAAAGAAAGTTCTCGAAGCCATGGATCCGGAAGAACGCGAGGAGGTGACGCCGCTTCTAAAGTATCCCCAAGATTCCGCGGGCGGAATCATGCAGACCGAGGTTCTTAAAAGTCCGCATGACGCCACCTCGAGAGAAACCATTGAACTCATAAGACAAATCGAGGAAGAAGACGAAGACGACGTAGAGGACCTGCACATGGTGTACGTGGTGAACGAAACAGGGAGACTCGTCGGAAGAGTGTTCCCGCTTAAGCTCTCAACAGCGGCACCTGATTCTCCCCTCTGGACCATAATGGACCCGGTCGAGATCACAGTCATTCCGGAAATGGACCAGGAGGAAGTAGCCAGGATCTTCAGGAAATACGACGAAGTATCGCTTCCCGTGGTAGACAATGCTGGAGTGCTGCTCGGCAGGATAACCGCCGACGACATACTTGACGTCATATCCGAAGAGGCTGGAGAAGACATATACAAACTCGGCGGTATAACCGGCGAGGGACTACATCCTGTACACACATCCATATACGACAACGTGAGGCTGAGAGCTCCCTGGATAATGCTGGCCCTCGCGGGAGAACTTGTCCTGGCAATTATAATAATGCAAAAATTCCAGACCACTCTTGAGAATTTCATCGTACTCGCAGCCCTGCTTCCCCTGGTCATGGCTACGGGTGGAAACGTGGGGGTTCAGACAAACACCATCACCGTCAGAACAATAGCCGCCGGCGATTTCTTTAAAAGCCAGATAAAAGATCTTCTTCTGGGGGAACTCAAGGTGGGATTGGTTCTCGGGATTATAAGCGGCATTTTGGGTTCCCTGATCGGACTTCTGCTAAATACCGCGGAGGCTGATGTTACAAGATTGTTTCTGGTAATATTCGCGGGAATCGTAGGAGCCACACTTACAACTTCGTTCCTTGGAGTCGCAGGCCCGCTGGTTCTTAACAGACTAAAGATGGACCCGGCGGTATCATCGGGACCGTTTCTCGTCACGTTCAACGATATATTTGGTAGCGCCTTCTACCTTTTCCTAGGCGCTGCCCTACTCTGA
- a CDS encoding AAA family ATPase has translation MLTNIERIDGLGIFYDYKKAADLEDFGRFNILYGMNGSGKTTLSRMFASFNVGNSDDYPSLKYKITSDEGQFKEGQYYPCMIRVFNSDYIDSNLGEIEGQLNPIFIIGKENKSLVGQIQTDEQTLSAFEEEVRTKTDERKRLEVLRGKKFTDIARIIASETSGQVTRTYRKPNAEAAFAAMEEENSLSEAELTKNCSTLRQKSLEKIDAIYLDTVNLLSEERPVSLNLVQAISALESSTQAILLQTSDSLAIQRLRDNPDIGGWIEQGLILHEKHSSEKCEYCGQDITAERMEALGRHFNQSDKLLKQRIESLIQDAKLIMSTVKAVITPIKSQLYDELQCDYQSHLEAFEDAKTTLLDDLGNFHDCLKDKLQRRTEQVPFTLKEINPSTFYKKLEALNDLIALHNGKTESFEKHVRAATNAIETHHLTSIREDVLAYDAEIKEIDQRLEAIKEGDSATGELGTGALKKRIYKNRQKVSNTTQAAARLTDLLQTFLGRNELQFEPEGEGYRILRNGEAAKRLSEGEKTAITFIYFIVQLEDQDFDLQNGIVVIDDPVSSLDSNSVYQAFSFLKNAIKNAKQAFLLTHNFDFLRLLLNWCKNIRPNSIRRKYYMLLCDLKSDGSRQATIKPLDKELLQNESEYSYLFKLLYFFKSDGTIAGSYHIPNVARKVLEAFLEFYYPGSQSMYHKLERVNFDENKKTALLKFANDLSHSPGKGFDPALVPETQNNVKYLLEMIETVSPIHYASLKASVEAI, from the coding sequence ATGTTGACAAACATAGAACGCATAGATGGTCTTGGTATATTTTATGACTACAAAAAAGCGGCTGACTTGGAGGATTTTGGTCGATTTAATATTCTTTATGGCATGAACGGGTCAGGCAAAACGACCCTTTCAAGAATGTTTGCAAGCTTTAATGTGGGAAACTCAGATGATTATCCTTCTCTCAAATACAAGATCACGAGCGATGAAGGACAATTCAAAGAGGGTCAATACTACCCTTGCATGATTCGAGTTTTCAATTCTGACTATATAGATTCAAACCTTGGTGAGATTGAGGGCCAATTAAATCCAATCTTTATTATAGGAAAAGAAAACAAATCGCTTGTTGGACAAATTCAAACTGATGAACAGACACTGAGTGCTTTTGAAGAAGAAGTACGTACGAAAACTGATGAAAGAAAAAGATTGGAAGTACTCCGTGGAAAGAAATTCACCGACATAGCGAGGATTATTGCATCGGAAACAAGTGGTCAGGTGACACGAACTTATCGTAAACCGAATGCTGAGGCGGCTTTCGCAGCTATGGAAGAAGAGAATTCCCTGAGTGAAGCCGAGCTAACAAAAAACTGCTCCACCTTGCGCCAAAAATCTCTGGAAAAAATCGACGCGATATATCTGGACACAGTTAATTTGTTGTCAGAAGAGCGACCAGTGAGCTTAAACTTAGTACAAGCTATCTCCGCGCTCGAAAGTTCAACACAAGCAATTCTATTGCAAACATCGGACTCGCTAGCGATCCAGCGCCTGCGCGACAATCCAGATATTGGAGGGTGGATTGAGCAAGGCCTAATTCTGCATGAGAAACACTCGTCTGAGAAGTGCGAGTATTGTGGCCAAGATATCACTGCCGAGCGCATGGAAGCGCTTGGCAGGCACTTTAATCAATCTGACAAACTATTGAAGCAACGCATCGAGAGTTTAATTCAGGATGCTAAGCTTATTATGAGCACTGTAAAAGCGGTTATAACTCCAATAAAGTCGCAACTGTATGATGAGTTGCAATGCGATTATCAGTCTCATCTTGAGGCCTTTGAAGATGCTAAAACGACTTTGTTAGATGATCTCGGGAATTTTCATGATTGTCTAAAAGACAAACTGCAGCGCCGAACGGAGCAGGTTCCATTCACTTTAAAGGAAATTAATCCTTCTACTTTTTATAAGAAGCTGGAAGCCCTAAATGATTTAATTGCTTTGCATAATGGCAAGACTGAATCCTTTGAAAAACATGTGCGCGCAGCCACTAATGCGATAGAAACACACCATCTCACCTCGATCCGTGAGGATGTGCTAGCCTATGATGCGGAGATCAAGGAAATTGATCAGCGATTGGAAGCGATAAAAGAAGGTGATTCGGCGACAGGCGAGCTTGGGACGGGTGCGCTAAAAAAGAGAATTTACAAAAACCGCCAAAAAGTATCAAACACCACCCAGGCTGCGGCAAGACTCACAGACCTATTACAGACCTTTCTTGGCAGAAATGAATTGCAATTCGAACCTGAAGGAGAAGGGTATCGCATCCTTAGAAATGGTGAGGCGGCGAAGCGCTTGAGCGAAGGCGAAAAAACTGCCATCACATTTATCTACTTTATTGTTCAACTTGAAGATCAGGATTTTGATTTACAGAACGGGATCGTCGTTATAGATGATCCCGTATCGAGCTTGGATTCAAATTCTGTTTACCAGGCATTTTCGTTCCTGAAAAATGCGATTAAGAACGCCAAGCAAGCGTTCTTGCTGACACATAATTTTGACTTTTTGAGGCTTTTATTAAATTGGTGCAAGAATATTCGGCCAAATTCTATCCGAAGAAAATATTACATGCTACTTTGCGACCTCAAATCTGATGGATCAAGACAGGCGACGATCAAACCCCTTGATAAGGAACTATTACAAAACGAGAGTGAGTATTCTTATCTATTTAAATTGCTTTATTTCTTTAAGTCCGACGGAACGATAGCCGGATCGTACCACATTCCTAATGTTGCCAGAAAGGTGCTTGAGGCTTTTCTAGAATTCTATTATCCGGGAAGTCAAAGCATGTATCACAAACTTGAGCGTGTTAATTTCGACGAAAACAAGAAAACAGCTCTACTTAAATTCGCGAATGATCTATCCCATTCTCCAGGCAAAGGTTTTGATCCAGCCTTGGTCCCAGAAACACAAAATAATGTGAAATACCTACTTGAAATGATAGAGACTGTTTCGCCAATTCATTACGCGTCACTCAAGGCTTCTGTTGAAGCGATCTAA